The Neisseria yangbaofengii genome contains a region encoding:
- a CDS encoding IS3 family transposase, translated as MRAKHPLKYLLHSAGIPKSSFHYHIGKADPDAAAKTAVSEVYRRHKGRYGHRRIAAVLSWNKKKVQRIMGLLGLKAKVRSKKAYRPQVIGEASDNILNREFTAGKPADKWLTDVTEFKCTDGKLYLSPILDVFNREIVAYSLSRRANSKLVAQMLDKAFGRLKGQTPLLHSDQGVLYRTGAYRAKLAEKGMVQSMSRKGNCWDNAPMERFFGTLKEESFYQEGALSVAELTEVIDDYIRYYNHERISLNLKKLSPVGYRTQLEKAV; from the coding sequence TTGAGAGCGAAGCACCCGCTGAAATATCTGCTGCACAGTGCCGGCATTCCCAAAAGCAGCTTTCATTACCATATCGGCAAAGCCGATCCCGATGCGGCGGCCAAAACCGCAGTAAGTGAAGTCTATCGCCGACACAAAGGCCGCTACGGTCATCGGCGGATTGCCGCCGTATTGTCGTGGAACAAAAAGAAAGTGCAGCGCATTATGGGTTTGTTGGGACTGAAAGCCAAAGTCCGCAGCAAAAAAGCCTACCGTCCGCAGGTAATAGGAGAGGCTTCGGATAATATTCTTAATCGTGAATTTACTGCTGGCAAACCGGCAGACAAATGGCTGACCGATGTGACGGAGTTCAAATGCACAGACGGGAAGCTGTACTTATCGCCGATATTGGATGTGTTTAATCGGGAGATTGTGGCCTATTCTTTAAGCCGCAGAGCAAACAGTAAACTGGTGGCACAAATGTTGGATAAAGCATTTGGCCGTCTGAAAGGCCAAACGCCGCTGCTGCATTCCGACCAGGGTGTGCTTTACCGCACCGGGGCTTATCGGGCGAAACTGGCTGAGAAAGGAATGGTGCAAAGCATGTCGCGCAAAGGAAATTGCTGGGACAATGCGCCGATGGAGCGTTTCTTCGGTACATTAAAAGAAGAGAGCTTCTATCAGGAAGGTGCGTTGTCGGTGGCAGAGCTGACAGAGGTAATAGATGATTACATACGTTACTACAATCATGAGCGGATTAGTTTAAACTTAAAAAAGCTGAGTCCTGTCGGCTACAGAACCCAGCTTGAAAAGGCTGTTTGA
- a CDS encoding helix-turn-helix domain-containing protein, translating into MSKYNLHFKYRAVLHYHQVHSQQRTAEHFNLSRTHLRRWIASYRQGGIAALQHPQAAFMKTKRKNPFIADKPDHEKTQAELIEELRYMRAENDYLKHMKALNEKNAAKAAKPFKR; encoded by the coding sequence ATGTCCAAATATAACCTACACTTCAAATACCGAGCCGTACTCCATTATCACCAAGTGCACAGCCAACAGCGAACCGCAGAGCACTTCAACCTCTCGCGCACCCACCTGCGCCGTTGGATAGCCTCCTATCGCCAAGGCGGTATCGCCGCACTTCAACACCCGCAGGCTGCGTTTATGAAGACCAAACGCAAAAACCCGTTTATCGCCGACAAACCCGACCACGAAAAAACCCAGGCGGAACTGATTGAAGAGTTACGTTACATGAGGGCGGAGAACGACTACCTAAAGCACATGAAAGCCCTCAACGAAAAGAACGCCGCCAAAGCTGCGAAACCGTTCAAACGTTGA
- a CDS encoding rhodanese-like domain-containing protein codes for MQKFLLLLVAAALVAPLSAQVMDTKPTEKSVASQPAKAKGLWVDVRTPEEFSQGHLRNAVNIPANEITVKIKQASPDKNAPVNLYCRSGRRAEAALEALKKEGYTNVANHGGYEDLLKKGLK; via the coding sequence ATGCAAAAATTCCTGTTATTACTTGTTGCCGCCGCGTTGGTTGCTCCTTTATCTGCACAAGTCATGGATACCAAGCCGACTGAAAAATCAGTTGCTTCACAACCTGCCAAAGCAAAAGGCCTATGGGTTGATGTGCGTACACCGGAAGAATTTTCCCAAGGTCATTTGCGCAATGCGGTTAATATTCCGGCCAATGAAATTACGGTTAAAATCAAACAAGCCAGCCCGGATAAAAATGCGCCGGTTAACCTTTATTGCCGCAGCGGCCGCCGCGCCGAAGCCGCTTTGGAAGCCTTGAAAAAAGAAGGCTACACCAATGTGGCCAATCATGGCGGCTATGAAGATTTATTGAAAAAAGGTTTAAAATAA